The window AATGTCACACTTGTTCTAGCTGAATGCTGGAATTCAGTTCCAATAATTCATCATGTATTGAACCAAAGACTTCTCTTGAACCATGATAATGGCTGCTGGATGATGAAAAATGTCCAGAAGAATGACACTGGCCTATATCAAACCTTCTTTTTTAGCGGTGCTGAAAAATTTAAGATATTGAAATCTACAGAGATCATTGTCTTAGGTAAGAGGATATATATACTTTTCATTAGAGaataactccaggcaaacatctgaatacaaacataaaatggaCGTGCATCTATTCATCTATTTCCGAGGCTTGCGATACAACCTAGCCCTTCCTGGAGAAGGTCTTCTTCCTTGTCCAGCTTGTAAACCTTATGAAACCTTAATgcagaagcagcagactgataacttCATCTCTGATGCAATTTCCTCCTATTGGCATGTTCCATGTCAGCACTTGATCACTAAGGCACACATTATTGATTCCTTGTCCTGCTTCTCCCTCTCTGTGGAAGTTTTTGAGAAATCAACACTTCTAACGGTGACAGACTCATGGTTCCCCTGATGTGTTCAGTGCTTTAATTTGTTAAAACCTATGGGTCTGAGTTtatagagctctccaagactggagaggatagactaatatcggagaacatgggtgatctaaCCAATAGCAAACCAATacctaaccaatagcaaatgattttaagaaaatctattccatgtttgctcgTTCACACAGATTCTTCCATATTAGTctgtcttccccagtcttggaaaactttaccaaatcaggcccaatatgtcctATAGAGATATAAGAGCACTtaaaaaccatcttttcaaaccttcctacccgtcttcttctgtctcttaaaacctctccactcacccaccattccatatctcccatcctattgtgtgatacttcccccacctcctagattgtaagctcttcggggcagggtcctctcctcctcctgtgtcactgtctgtacctgtctgtcacttgtaacccctatttattgtacagcgctgcataatatgttggtgctatataaatcctgtttattaataataatattaataataataatgtaagtagGTGCTGATAGGAAAACCAAGCATAGATAAAGATGGTGTGCATTAGATTTCTCCAccaccagggttcttccagaagttggtAGGGATTTTTTAAACTAGATTTAAACTAGATGGATAGTTGATCTCCCAACTATTGATTCCTGCATATTTCTGGGGCCAACATTATTTGGTAGGGCCAGCTGCAGCTGTTTATAAGGAGGTATCCAGCCACCACCATGGGGATTTTTCTAAATATTGGCCACCAATTTATGAGGCTTTATTACCAAATTGGTTTTGTGCTCCcagagatctgaaaattatttcacattttcctcGGGGTAAGGTTGGGAAAGGTTGGTGTAGATAGATATTGTAACATGCTATCTTTGTACTTTTTCAGATCCTGTGAAAATACACAATATAAGCATTAATTACAGTCTGGGGGGCTCTGACATCTCCCTGGAGGTCTCGCTCTCGGGGGATAATGCCCGTGTGTTCTGGGAGTTGGATGGACGATCACTTCCGCTGAGATACATCCTAAAATACAACAACAGAACTCTAATAATTAGAAATGCCAACAAAGAGGATGAGAAGGGGATGTTTGTTATTCGAGTCCTTAACCCTATAAGTGAAGACAAGCGTGAATATCATCTTGTGATTCCAGGTAACAGGAAAAAAGAATGATATGATTGTATTGCTGgatatataatgtttaaatattattacatgcaGTGACAAATTTAATGTATATAAGACATATGTGCATAATTAGGGCATCCCTGGCCAATGTATGGAGGGCTTAGGGAGGACCAGGACAATATTGGGAATCCTTTGTATGGTGGAAGTTGTTCCCAAAAAATGGCAAACAACTGGTTACCGGTATTGCCTGTTGTCTGACTGCAGCTGATCTTTTGTGTCTCCACTTGGAAGCTGCCATTACAGTGGATGAAGCATTTTGTTTTCCCCCATTCACTGATGATCTGCTGACTTGTGGGGAAAAGATTGAGGAAGCTCAGATCAACAGAAtaagaagcagggagatcctttcaTTGCAGGtgctcaggtacagcttcccctccagcaaggagaatgaTCAGCAGAACAATAGTGACACCACTAAATCTCACCCTGAATCTGGTGACACCAACACAGCCCTAGATGATCTCACAGCTATGAGGGTAcggaacaggagtgcctaggcacaggaagtcacctgatatacagctttcatgtacaaaaatctgtatttaccaaaacctgcacccattattactatagaaagatacctctgtgttacctgtgacctgtcaaaatcacagatttcttctgttatatacaagaagtcatgaataagaattgacataaatgagtaatgaaaaaacacagcttcataagcaaacaagtgcaacataacaaggaaatgtgctgacaatgaaCATGTGACTCaaagagttacatgttaaatctgagtaaaagcaaaaaaaaaaatcaataaataaatatgcattgctgctaatgaatgaaataccagcaagaaccttttgaaaagagaatccaccaacctcttagtgctagtgtcacaccagagtactgtaggttaattaaccctgcgatttcttcaccccttgctccagtgcttttgaaatctcctgctctctctctctctctgctctctacTTCCTCTTGGTATCTCTcggtgtaccacgtgaccacaccctccaaagacgccaatagggcttactttcgggggagggcttatatttcacccttgcatgattagcatgctagggcttactttcggggtaggtcttattttagGGGAAACATGGTATATAGCATTTATGTGCCTCCCAAAGGTAGAGCGGATTATCCACAGAAGGAGCATTAAATGCAAAGTAGGACCTGAGCTCAGCCTCAATTTGTTCACATATCTCCGGTGTATCCAACAAAGAGTCATTTAATCTCCAGGAGGAAGATTTCGGTTCAGATGGCGATGCTTGCACAGTTAGAGAGACCGGGGCATGATCTGAGAGAGAAATTACACCAACAGCTGCAGATATCACTGTCGCTATGGAGGAATGTTTAATGCAAAAAAGGTCAattctggaatatgttttgtgcatgtgggaaTAGAAGGTGAAATCTTTCTCGGTTGGGTGCAAAATACGCCAAATATTCAATAGTTGGTATGTATGTAGAAGGCGTTTGATCTTCCTCAAGGCTGCTTCAGACGTAGCTGATGCACATCCTGTCACATCTTTTGAAGGGTTGGGAGCAAAATTAAAATCGCCTCCCACGATCAGTGTACCTTCGCTAAAATCATCTATGATTCTAAGCTGAGAATCCAAAAATATTGCCTGGCCATTGTTGGGAAAGTAAACACTGACAAAGGTATAGTTATGAGAGTTAATTGACCCCTTTAATCATATATAACCATATATGTACAAGTATTATTACCTAGGTAACAAACAATATTCATCAAGAGAAATATACCTTCTAGTGCAAATATAGCATTCTAGTACAAAGTAGTAGCGACCTATTAAGGGTCTGCAGCACTAAACCATATACTCATACTACTAACAGTTGAAAAGGCCAATTTGCattatcaaaatatttatattcattactAAAGATAGATTTATTCCTAGTAATCAAAAAATGGAATGGGTAGCCCTATTTATAGGAGGCTTTTGCTGTGCAAATGACATCCAGCAGTGGTCacaattagtgttgttgttcgaattcgggtcgtccttatgttcgacccggaTATGGCTATTCAAATTCGGGTCGacctgacccgaattttgctgcaatTCACAAACCCGAATTCaaatttcccagaatgcactgaaacaactgggcagggtgggcaactcccccaggccctccaattacagcacggataccccctccatctttgttgtggcagacagccgattggctgtctgtcactgcatgccacacaggcagccattggcctatataagagctgggcgtgcctgcatttcccactcctgacagagattttgctgatagcaacacaacctccctgtgctgcttggcttgctttgtcaagtgaaaaaaaagtgctttactttgttagactgtgtcacactcacactattagtcagatagattgttggattgtactgtatttgtgcagtcctgaaatctactgtactcagatagtaccccctcttcatcccagtcccagacacaggccttacaggtgtcccaaacagtccatgatacacctgttcctcctagttccccatcagcggctggaaagtcacgtgtatggcagtatgtagaggagtcccaccgaggggttggagaggcggagatacaatcattcattgaagatgctcagttgtttgagtcatctgacgaagagagtgtgttcactctgagccagacgagccaattcaaattggctccaaaaggccgcaggttcctttcggcacatatagggaaactgtctcttctgatgatgatgatgatgatgttgtccttgatccgacatggggcgaacaaggagatcctcataggcaggaagaggaggaggaggaagaagaagaagaggaggaggaggaggaggttgcagagcgcactcaaagggggagagggaggagagGGTAAAAGCTAcccacactctgcatactttaattaccagtgaggcaagacATAGAcataaatcgtcggaagctgtccccacagctatgcctcaacaaccgcggaccgccactaCGAACACCAgatccagagcacctttcggcccagttaaatgttcgccagtgtgggcattttttaatgtccatagtgatgacaacactatggtcatctgtaaactgtgtgctcaatacttgaaatgaggtaaaaacacaaacaaacttggaacaagctgcatgagcacctatttaaaaagccaccatccagtaacctggcatgaacacctggtgaaagaacagagctctgtgcaaccacctccggccaagaagcaagctccaactgctccatcctcctccgctgcctttcctcctcctgccactacagtttccagtgctgcttccaggaatttgagtgtggcatctaggcgatcattacctttttcagccAGCACTAGTGTTGAGCagcagctccaacgcagatcggctgctgtctgtggcgttgctagcagtcaggaccaggcatcattgccatcccccacaacgtctaccccatcatccaatgtttctgtggttagcattagcagcatccaaccttccatcccccagatgctggagcgcaagagtaaatatggcccaaatgaccccaaaacaaagctgatcaatgcggcagtTGCACAGCtaattgcattagagctcctcccttaccagctagTGGACTCCAGTGCGTTCCGtcacgcattcctctgcgcaaacccacagtatcacaaaaatgtgttcctgctttgcatgaatacgttcagagcaatgtgtccatggccctgcagcactcagtttctggcaaggtgcacctgacaaccgacagttggtccagcaagcatggagtgggaataggtagcaagtgttatcagaaaaaattctctgtattttattacagaaatacagaaaattttctgtttattttagtaggtggcaagaaggatcagaattatttctctgtatttttattacagaaatacagaattttttctgtttattttgataggtagcgagaaggatcagaattatttccctgtatttttttacaaaaatacggaaatttttctgtttattatgctAGGTAGCAAGTATTATCAGAAATAActctctgtatttttattacagaaatacagaatttttttctgtttattttgataggtagcaagtagtatcagaaataattctctgtattttattgcagaaatacagaattttttctgtttattttaataagtaGCGAGAGGGATCAGAATTTATTCTTTGTATTCtttggacagaaatacagaaatttttctgtttattttgatagctatCAAGTATTATCAGAagtaattctctgtattttattacagaaatacagaaaatgttctgtttattttaatagtagcgagaaggatcagaattgtttctctgtgttttttttttttacagaaatacggaaatttttctgtttattatgctAGGTAGCAAGTAtaagaaataattctctgtatttttattacaaaaatacagaatttttttctgtttattttgataggtagcaagtggtatcagaaataattatctgtatttttcttaaccacctgagcgttacactgatttctagatttctgttccaaaagcgtcacaggttttcatgaaatttttttttttaaattgtagatctctccctcaggcgtctatccatacgtacagctAGGGACATAGCagcttccaatgacccaggattttcgtgaaacgccaatgcgtccttcaggtTCTCAGATAGCCCATGACAGAATTGGctacggagagcaggatcattccactcagtatccgtagcccacctcctaaattcaaaGCAATAGTTCtctgcagaacgctttccctgctgcaagccacgcaacttggtctccACCAGGGAAACCCGATCTGGGTCgtcatagataagacctagcgctctgaaaaattcatctaccaACCGTAGGGACTGAGATCCGGTTGGcagcgaaaaagcccaagactgagcgtcgcctttaagcaatgaaataatataacccactctttgactctcgtcccccGAAGAGTGTGGGcgtagtttaaaataaagtttgcaggat is drawn from Pyxicephalus adspersus chromosome Z, UCB_Pads_2.0, whole genome shotgun sequence and contains these coding sequences:
- the LOC140343590 gene encoding uncharacterized protein — its product is MIYKTGLIFLVLILSAAKAAHLVQTGADIHFCRFQCYEPQGILQLRCNVTLVLAECWNSVPIIHHVLNQRLLLNHDNGCWMMKNVQKNDTGLYQTFFFSGAEKFKILKSTEIIVLDPVKIHNISINYSLGGSDISLEVSLSGDNARVFWELDGRSLPLRYILKYNNRTLIIRNANKEDEKGMFVIRVLNPISEDKREYHLVIPGNRKKE